The Pseudomonas kermanshahensis genome contains a region encoding:
- a CDS encoding glutamine synthetase yields the protein MKIKPPRAVLMLLLAMPATLLAMPQSNPLALCTRSATLLACQDGKGSYYSVRTEGSTFYLRGYEHVSRRSWAQTNSRYGGLTFYTGLASDGEAWVGYSRRIGWTTLNRVSSSSGQRFNLHCSLIGGCR from the coding sequence ATGAAAATAAAGCCTCCACGCGCTGTGCTGATGCTGTTGCTGGCCATGCCCGCAACGCTGCTAGCCATGCCACAGAGCAACCCGTTGGCACTGTGTACCCGCAGCGCGACCTTGTTGGCCTGCCAGGATGGCAAGGGCAGTTACTACAGTGTGCGCACTGAAGGCAGCACGTTCTATCTGCGTGGCTATGAGCACGTGAGCCGCCGTTCATGGGCGCAAACCAACAGCCGCTATGGTGGGTTGACCTTCTACACCGGCCTGGCCAGCGACGGTGAGGCTTGGGTGGGCTATAGCCGCCGTATCGGCTGGACTACGTTGAACCGGGTGTCCAGCTCCAGTGGGCAGCGCTTCAACCTGCACTGCAGCTTGATCGGCGGTTGCCGCTGA
- the lpdA gene encoding dihydrolipoyl dehydrogenase, translating to MKSYDVVIIGGGPGGYNAAIRAGQLGLTVACVEGRSTLGGTCLNVGCMPSKALLHASELYEAASGEEFAHLGIEVKPTLNLAQMMKQKDESVTGLTKGIEYLFRKNKVDWVKGWGRLDGVGKVVVKAEDGSESTLHAKDIVIATGSEPTPLPGVTIDNQRIIDSTGALSLPQVPKHLIVIGAGVIGLELGSVWRRLGSEVTVIEYLDRICPGTDEETAKTLQKALAKQGMSFKLGSKVTQATSSADGVSLTLEPAAGGDAQTLQADYVLVAIGRRPYTQGLNLESVGLATDKRGMLSNDHHRSSVPGIWVIGDVTSGPMLAHKAEDEAVSCIERIAGKAHEVNYNLIPGVIYTRPELASVGKTEEQLKAEGRAYKVGKFPFTANSRAKINHETEGFAKVLADANTDEVLGVHLVGPSVSEMIGEFCVAMEFSASAEDIALTCHPHPTRSEALRQAAMNVEGMAMQI from the coding sequence ATGAAATCCTATGACGTGGTGATCATTGGCGGTGGCCCTGGCGGCTATAACGCGGCAATCCGTGCAGGCCAGCTGGGCCTGACCGTTGCCTGTGTGGAAGGCCGCTCGACCTTGGGCGGCACCTGCCTCAATGTCGGCTGCATGCCGTCCAAGGCGCTGCTGCATGCATCCGAGCTGTACGAGGCCGCCAGCGGCGAGGAGTTCGCCCACCTCGGTATCGAAGTGAAGCCCACCTTGAACCTCGCCCAGATGATGAAGCAGAAGGACGAGAGCGTTACCGGCCTGACCAAGGGCATCGAGTACCTGTTCCGCAAGAACAAGGTCGACTGGGTCAAGGGTTGGGGGCGTCTGGATGGCGTTGGCAAAGTCGTGGTCAAGGCCGAGGACGGCAGCGAAAGCACCCTTCACGCCAAGGACATCGTCATTGCCACCGGCTCCGAGCCCACGCCCCTGCCAGGCGTGACCATCGACAATCAGCGCATCATCGATTCGACCGGTGCCCTGTCCCTGCCCCAGGTGCCCAAGCACCTGATCGTCATCGGCGCCGGCGTCATCGGCCTCGAGCTGGGTTCGGTATGGCGCCGCCTGGGCAGCGAAGTGACTGTCATCGAATACCTCGACCGCATCTGCCCGGGCACCGATGAAGAAACCGCCAAGACCTTGCAGAAGGCCTTGGCCAAGCAAGGCATGAGCTTCAAGCTCGGCAGCAAAGTCACCCAGGCCACCTCGTCGGCTGATGGCGTCAGCCTGACGTTGGAGCCCGCCGCCGGTGGCGACGCACAAACCTTGCAGGCCGACTACGTGCTGGTGGCCATCGGTCGCCGCCCCTACACCCAGGGCCTGAACCTGGAAAGCGTAGGCCTGGCGACCGACAAGCGCGGCATGCTCAGCAACGATCATCACCGCAGCTCGGTGCCTGGCATCTGGGTGATCGGCGATGTCACCTCAGGCCCGATGCTGGCGCACAAGGCTGAAGATGAAGCGGTGTCGTGCATCGAGCGCATCGCTGGCAAGGCCCATGAGGTCAACTACAACCTGATCCCCGGTGTCATTTATACCCGCCCCGAGCTGGCCAGCGTCGGCAAGACCGAAGAACAGCTCAAGGCCGAAGGCCGCGCCTACAAGGTGGGCAAGTTCCCCTTCACCGCCAACAGCCGCGCCAAGATCAACCATGAGACCGAAGGGTTCGCCAAGGTGCTCGCCGATGCCAACACCGACGAGGTACTGGGCGTGCACCTGGTGGGCCCGAGTGTCAGTGAGATGATCGGTGAATTCTGCGTGGCCATGGAGTTCTCGGCGTCGGCAGAGGACATCGCCCTCACCTGCCACCCGCACCCGACCCGCTCCGAGGCGTTGCGCCAGGCGGCGATGAATGTGGAAGGGATGGCGATGCAGATCTGA
- the cls gene encoding cardiolipin synthase, protein MDYHSPYFFGYVLGLIHLLGIVAALHAVFTVRTAQGAIAWAMPLVFIPYLTLIPYLIFGARSFYAYIKARRQANQEMHVAMANLNWRPWVEEALTARESESYAALRAMPKLGRMPCLANNQVKLLIDGKATFDAIFAAIHQARDVVLVQFFIIHDDTLGKALQQLLLRKAAEGVKVFVLYDRVGSHALPASYSQVLRDGGVEIHAFATRRGWFNRFQVNFRNHRKIVVVDGLTGFIGGHNVGDEYLGEHPQLSPWRDTHVQIGGPVLACLQESFAEDWYWATRQLPPLILPDTYPENGVLCQALASGPADPQETCSLFFLEAIHSATRRVWITSPYFIPDEAVFAALRLAVLRGVDVRILIPSRPDHRIVYAASSLFAFEAVRAGVRMFRYLPGFLHQKVVLVDDEVSAIGSANLDNRSFRLNFEITLLTVDRVFADQVEQMLLRDFDQAREITPEDSLDTHRLQQLGMRIARLISPIL, encoded by the coding sequence ATGGATTACCACAGCCCCTACTTCTTCGGTTATGTGCTCGGCCTGATTCACCTGTTGGGCATCGTCGCCGCACTGCATGCAGTGTTCACCGTGCGCACCGCTCAAGGTGCGATTGCCTGGGCCATGCCCCTGGTCTTCATTCCCTACCTGACGCTCATCCCCTACCTGATCTTCGGTGCCCGCTCCTTCTATGCCTACATCAAGGCACGGCGCCAGGCCAACCAGGAAATGCACGTGGCCATGGCCAACCTCAACTGGCGCCCCTGGGTAGAAGAGGCCCTCACCGCCCGAGAGTCGGAAAGCTATGCCGCCCTGCGCGCCATGCCCAAACTTGGGCGCATGCCTTGCCTGGCGAACAACCAGGTAAAGCTGTTGATCGACGGCAAGGCGACTTTCGATGCCATCTTCGCCGCCATCCATCAAGCCCGCGACGTGGTGCTGGTACAGTTCTTCATCATCCACGACGACACGTTGGGCAAAGCACTGCAGCAGTTGCTGTTGCGCAAAGCGGCTGAAGGCGTGAAGGTTTTCGTGCTGTATGACCGCGTCGGCAGCCATGCCTTGCCGGCCAGCTACAGCCAGGTACTGCGTGACGGTGGCGTGGAGATTCATGCCTTCGCTACACGCCGTGGTTGGTTCAACCGCTTTCAGGTCAACTTCCGCAACCACCGCAAGATTGTGGTGGTGGATGGCCTGACGGGTTTCATCGGCGGGCACAACGTGGGTGACGAGTACCTGGGTGAGCACCCGCAACTGTCGCCCTGGCGCGATACCCATGTGCAGATCGGTGGCCCGGTACTGGCCTGTTTGCAGGAGTCGTTCGCCGAAGACTGGTACTGGGCGACGCGCCAGCTGCCGCCGTTGATCCTACCCGATACCTACCCGGAGAACGGCGTACTGTGCCAAGCCCTCGCCAGCGGGCCGGCAGACCCGCAGGAAACCTGCTCGCTGTTCTTCCTCGAAGCGATCCATTCGGCGACACGCAGGGTGTGGATCACCAGCCCCTACTTCATCCCGGACGAGGCCGTTTTTGCCGCGTTGCGCCTGGCGGTTCTGCGCGGTGTGGATGTGCGCATCCTCATTCCGTCACGGCCCGACCACCGGATTGTCTACGCGGCCTCCAGCCTGTTTGCCTTCGAAGCCGTACGTGCCGGTGTGCGCATGTTCCGTTACTTGCCGGGCTTTCTGCACCAGAAGGTGGTGCTGGTAGATGACGAGGTCAGCGCGATCGGCAGTGCGAACCTGGATAACCGTTCGTTCCGCCTGAACTTCGAAATCACCTTGCTGACCGTCGATCGCGTTTTCGCCGACCAGGTCGAACAGATGCTGCTGCGTGACTTTGATCAAGCCCGGGAAATCACCCCAGAAGACAGTCTCGATACCCATCGGCTGCAACAGCTTGGGATGCGAATAGCCCGGTTGATCTCGCCGATTCTTTGA
- a CDS encoding tyrosinase family protein produces MSSTPRVRRSLSDIQADYDQGKKAELENLIRAWKGIKDLPANDPNSFFTLGGLHGEPFRDKGKTDPNWWGGYCQHGTVLFPSWHRAYLWRLEEALRSIPGCKDVTLPFWDECSDASRENGIPSALTQEYFMLDGQKIANPLRSFVFPKAITDEVEDTPIIYSKPEGYETVRYPLSGLVGTDEDRAKTDAHNAQFPDPEQNIGYLNSNISTWLSGKIKIGGRWRGEVFTRFENCLDAPTYTLFSNTTSAAAKNKADPAGTHHVSLEEPHNFMHLAVGGFDYPGQGNNSAIPGANGDMGENETAGLDPIFFFHHCFIDYVFWTWQRRQGATDEFSIDATDPGASYYKPDGVQPPAGAAGLDPNAILSLDTTLDPFVKADGSPFTTRDCFNIETQLGYGYGKGSLDAYTQPNKPLLFKAEAVQPAGKTLRVSRINRGKIRGSFLISAYAKVDGKREYLGTRPILSRWHVEGCMNCQTHLEATATFKLPLNADNSAIDEGTIEVEVQTRDTVLKRPEGAKLLNSSNAVAADVPFKLETY; encoded by the coding sequence ATGTCATCCACCCCGCGTGTACGTCGTTCGCTCAGCGATATCCAGGCCGACTACGACCAAGGCAAAAAAGCAGAACTTGAGAACCTGATCCGCGCCTGGAAGGGCATCAAGGATCTTCCCGCTAACGACCCAAACTCCTTCTTCACCCTCGGCGGCCTGCATGGCGAGCCATTCCGTGACAAGGGCAAGACAGACCCCAACTGGTGGGGCGGCTACTGCCAGCACGGGACGGTGCTGTTCCCAAGCTGGCACCGCGCCTACCTCTGGCGCCTGGAAGAGGCGTTGCGCAGCATCCCCGGCTGCAAAGACGTGACCTTGCCGTTCTGGGATGAATGCAGCGATGCATCACGGGAAAACGGTATCCCGTCGGCCCTGACCCAAGAATATTTCATGCTCGATGGCCAGAAGATCGCCAACCCTCTGCGCTCCTTCGTGTTCCCGAAAGCCATCACCGACGAGGTGGAGGACACGCCGATCATCTACAGCAAGCCGGAAGGCTACGAGACAGTGCGTTACCCGCTGTCCGGTTTGGTGGGCACTGATGAGGACCGCGCAAAGACCGACGCCCATAACGCGCAATTCCCAGACCCAGAGCAGAACATCGGCTACCTCAATAGCAACATCAGTACCTGGCTGAGCGGCAAGATCAAGATCGGTGGCAGGTGGCGTGGCGAGGTGTTCACCCGCTTCGAAAACTGCCTGGACGCGCCCACCTACACCCTGTTCTCCAATACCACGTCGGCCGCCGCGAAAAACAAGGCTGACCCAGCGGGCACTCACCATGTCTCCCTGGAAGAGCCGCATAACTTCATGCACCTGGCCGTCGGCGGCTTCGACTACCCGGGGCAAGGCAACAATTCGGCGATCCCGGGTGCCAACGGCGACATGGGCGAGAACGAGACCGCCGGCCTGGACCCGATCTTCTTCTTCCACCACTGCTTCATCGACTATGTGTTCTGGACCTGGCAGCGTCGGCAAGGCGCAACTGATGAATTCAGCATCGATGCCACCGATCCCGGCGCCAGCTACTACAAGCCCGATGGCGTGCAACCGCCAGCAGGGGCAGCAGGCCTGGACCCGAATGCCATCCTGAGCCTGGACACCACGCTTGACCCGTTCGTGAAGGCCGACGGCAGCCCTTTCACCACCCGTGACTGCTTCAACATCGAAACCCAGCTGGGCTATGGCTATGGCAAAGGCTCGCTGGACGCCTACACCCAACCCAACAAGCCGTTGCTGTTCAAGGCCGAGGCCGTGCAACCCGCTGGCAAGACCTTGCGCGTCAGCCGCATCAACCGGGGCAAGATCCGCGGTTCGTTCCTGATCAGCGCCTACGCCAAGGTCGATGGCAAGCGCGAATACCTGGGTACCCGGCCGATTCTCAGCCGCTGGCATGTCGAAGGCTGCATGAACTGCCAGACCCATCTGGAAGCCACCGCTACCTTCAAGCTGCCACTCAACGCCGACAACTCGGCGATTGATGAAGGCACAATCGAAGTGGAAGTACAGACCCGTGACACGGTGCTCAAACGGCCAGAGGGGGCCAAACTGCTCAATAGCAGCAACGCTGTAGCCGCTGACGTGCCATTCAAACTGGAAACCTACTGA
- the glmS gene encoding glutamine--fructose-6-phosphate transaminase (isomerizing), giving the protein MCGIVGAVAERNITAILIEGLKRLEYRGYDSAGLAVYSQQGGLERRRRIGKVSELEAAVAAEPLVGQLGIAHTRWATHGAPTEGNAHPHFSGSELAVVHNGIIENHEELREELKGLGYVFTSQTDTEVIVHLIHHTLKTVADLTDALKAAVKRLHGAYGLALISAKQPDRLVAARSGSPLVIGLGLGENFLASDQLALRQVTDRFMYLEEGDIAEIRRDQVSIWDQAGNKVQRETVQYHEGAEAADKGNYRHFMLKEIHEQPSVVQRTLEGRLGKDHVLVQAFGPKAADLFAKVRNVQIVACGTSYHAGMVARYWLESLAGIPCQVEVASEFRYRKVVVQPDTLFVSISQSGETADTLAALRNAKELGFLGSLAICNVGISSLVRESDLTLLTLAGPEIGVASTKAFTTQLVSLMMLTLALGQVRGTLEAGVEAELVEELRRLPARLGEALAMDATVEKIAELFADKHHTLFLGRGAQYPVAMEGALKLKEISYIHAEAYPAGELKHGPLALVDNDMPVVTVAPNNELLEKLKSNLQEVRARGGELVVFADEHAGMTNGEGTHVIKVPHIADALAPILYTIPLQLLSYYVAVLKGTDVDQPRNLAKSVTVE; this is encoded by the coding sequence ATGTGTGGAATCGTTGGTGCCGTAGCCGAACGTAATATCACCGCCATCCTGATCGAAGGCCTCAAGCGCCTTGAGTACCGCGGGTACGACAGTGCCGGCCTGGCGGTCTACAGCCAGCAGGGTGGGCTGGAGCGTCGCCGCCGGATTGGCAAGGTCAGCGAGCTGGAAGCTGCCGTGGCCGCCGAGCCGCTCGTCGGCCAGCTGGGTATCGCACACACGCGTTGGGCTACCCACGGCGCGCCAACCGAAGGCAATGCCCACCCACACTTCTCGGGCAGTGAATTGGCGGTCGTGCACAACGGCATCATCGAGAACCACGAAGAACTGCGTGAAGAGCTCAAAGGCCTCGGCTACGTGTTCACCTCGCAGACCGATACCGAAGTCATCGTCCACCTGATCCACCACACGCTCAAGACCGTTGCAGACCTGACCGACGCGCTGAAGGCTGCGGTGAAGCGCCTGCACGGTGCTTATGGCCTGGCCCTGATCAGCGCTAAACAGCCAGACCGCCTGGTAGCTGCCCGCAGCGGCAGCCCGCTGGTGATCGGCCTGGGCCTTGGCGAGAACTTCCTGGCCTCGGACCAGCTGGCCCTGCGCCAGGTCACCGACCGTTTCATGTACCTGGAAGAAGGCGATATCGCTGAAATCCGCCGTGACCAGGTCAGCATCTGGGACCAGGCTGGCAACAAGGTCCAACGTGAAACCGTGCAATATCACGAAGGTGCAGAAGCGGCGGACAAGGGCAACTACCGTCACTTCATGCTCAAAGAAATCCACGAGCAGCCAAGCGTGGTCCAGCGCACCCTGGAAGGCCGTCTGGGCAAAGACCACGTGCTGGTACAGGCCTTTGGCCCGAAAGCTGCCGACCTGTTCGCCAAAGTGCGCAACGTACAGATCGTTGCCTGCGGCACCAGCTACCACGCCGGCATGGTCGCCCGTTACTGGCTGGAAAGCCTGGCCGGCATCCCTTGCCAGGTTGAAGTCGCCAGTGAGTTCCGCTACCGCAAGGTGGTGGTGCAGCCCGACACCCTGTTCGTCTCGATCTCGCAATCCGGTGAGACTGCCGACACCCTGGCTGCCCTGCGCAACGCCAAGGAGCTGGGCTTCCTCGGCAGCCTGGCGATCTGCAACGTCGGCATCAGCTCGCTGGTGCGTGAATCCGACCTGACCCTGCTGACCCTGGCTGGCCCGGAAATCGGCGTTGCTTCGACCAAGGCGTTCACCACCCAGCTGGTCTCGCTGATGATGCTGACCCTGGCCCTGGGCCAGGTACGCGGCACCCTCGAAGCCGGTGTCGAAGCCGAGCTGGTTGAAGAATTGCGTCGCCTGCCGGCCCGCCTGGGCGAGGCACTGGCCATGGACGCAACTGTCGAGAAGATCGCCGAGCTGTTCGCCGACAAGCACCACACCCTGTTCCTGGGCCGCGGCGCCCAGTACCCGGTAGCGATGGAAGGCGCGCTCAAGCTCAAGGAAATCTCCTACATCCACGCCGAAGCCTACCCGGCAGGCGAGCTGAAGCACGGCCCGCTGGCACTTGTGGATAACGATATGCCAGTCGTGACTGTGGCGCCGAACAACGAACTGCTGGAGAAGCTCAAGTCCAACCTGCAGGAAGTGCGTGCCCGTGGCGGTGAGTTGGTAGTGTTTGCCGACGAGCACGCTGGCATGACCAATGGTGAAGGCACCCACGTGATCAAGGTGCCGCACATCGCTGACGCCCTGGCGCCGATCCTGTACACCATCCCGCTGCAGTTGCTGTCGTACTACGTGGCGGTGCTCAAGGGCACCGACGTTGACCAGCCGCGCAACTTGGCAAAATCGGTGACGGTGGAATAA
- a CDS encoding DUF3617 domain-containing protein: MKIRLPLLALALGLSSPLVHAQMLQPGLWELTTSNMQVDGKPLPDMEFMLGQLKNLPPEQRAMMEGVLAKQGVTVGGKGVRSCLTQEQVATNDIPLQDPKSGCTQKITDRTGNVWKFQFSCPKAQGTGQATFLSDKEFTTQVSGTFNASGVQQQGSMNTRAVWLSNDCGAVKPRT, translated from the coding sequence ATGAAGATTCGTCTGCCACTGTTGGCGTTGGCCCTTGGCCTGAGCAGCCCATTGGTGCATGCACAGATGTTGCAGCCCGGCTTGTGGGAGCTGACCACCAGCAACATGCAGGTCGATGGCAAGCCGTTACCCGACATGGAGTTCATGCTCGGCCAGTTGAAAAACCTACCGCCAGAGCAGCGCGCCATGATGGAAGGAGTACTGGCCAAACAGGGTGTGACAGTGGGGGGCAAGGGCGTGCGCTCGTGCCTGACGCAAGAGCAGGTGGCAACCAACGATATCCCGCTGCAAGACCCGAAGTCGGGTTGCACGCAGAAGATTACCGACCGCACCGGTAATGTCTGGAAGTTCCAGTTCAGCTGCCCCAAGGCTCAGGGCACTGGGCAGGCTACCTTCCTCAGTGATAAGGAATTCACCACCCAGGTCAGTGGTACGTTCAACGCATCGGGGGTGCAGCAGCAAGGCAGCATGAACACCCGAGCCGTCTGGTTGAGCAATGATTGTGGCGCGGTCAAACCGCGCACGTGA
- the folE2 gene encoding GTP cyclohydrolase FolE2 has product MTQLTLPDIAAQAQQYALPLDWVGMCGIAVPVQFEGRTAAATVDAGVSLVDGSSRGIHMSRLYLALESLEHQPLTPLAIRQLLADFLSSHEGLSSAAYLRLTFEHLLKRPALISPLAGWKSYPITLDARIESEVFHVELFVSVPYSSTCPCSAALARQLIQQQFQADFAEERLDKDSVLEWLGSSQGIVATPHSQRSSAKIHVRLKRNLLALPITELIDRVEASLGTAVQTAVKRADEQAFALANGQNLMFCEDAARRLHQSLRQIEWATAFKLRVEHAESLHAHDAVATSQWQWNLTCAV; this is encoded by the coding sequence ATGACCCAACTCACGCTTCCCGACATCGCCGCACAAGCTCAACAGTACGCCTTACCCCTCGACTGGGTAGGTATGTGCGGGATCGCTGTGCCTGTGCAATTCGAAGGTCGCACAGCCGCTGCCACTGTCGACGCGGGCGTGAGCCTGGTGGACGGTAGCTCACGCGGTATCCACATGTCGCGCCTGTACCTGGCATTGGAATCACTGGAACATCAACCGCTCACCCCCCTCGCGATTCGTCAGCTACTGGCAGATTTTCTGAGCAGCCATGAAGGGCTCTCTTCCGCTGCTTATCTGCGCCTCACCTTCGAGCACCTGCTGAAACGGCCAGCTCTGATCAGCCCATTGGCAGGTTGGAAAAGCTATCCGATTACCCTCGATGCCCGCATCGAAAGTGAAGTGTTCCACGTGGAACTATTTGTTTCTGTGCCTTACTCATCGACGTGCCCGTGCTCTGCAGCACTCGCAAGGCAGCTGATTCAGCAGCAGTTTCAGGCGGACTTTGCAGAGGAGCGCTTGGATAAAGACAGTGTGTTGGAGTGGCTGGGCAGCAGCCAGGGCATTGTTGCGACGCCCCATAGCCAACGCAGTAGCGCGAAAATTCACGTGCGCCTGAAACGTAATTTGCTAGCGCTGCCGATTACCGAGTTGATCGACCGTGTCGAGGCCAGCTTGGGAACAGCCGTGCAAACGGCGGTTAAGCGCGCGGACGAACAAGCGTTCGCATTGGCCAACGGGCAGAACCTCATGTTCTGCGAAGACGCCGCACGACGACTGCATCAATCGTTGCGACAAATAGAATGGGCCACGGCCTTCAAGCTCCGCGTGGAACATGCAGAGAGCCTGCATGCCCACGACGCAGTCGCCACCAGCCAATGGCAATGGAACCTCACGTGCGCGGTTTGA
- a CDS encoding DUF2182 domain-containing protein, protein MARQANAPLPAWVRDTCSDPLKCALWAASLVAFIWMALNNDSHHDLESFCISGSPSMLTEGWLNVRLYYSSMDFAVFTGAVGLMLVAMMLPALQGPLAHLWHQSRPYHRAPAVAAFLLGYFGVWLAGSALLLMIALLLVSFTGSPLAAGLLALIGAGGWQLCAFRARCLAHCHRPARVANPLAKGTLHGVWCYATCWPLMLIAFCLPPVHLPVMIAGAIIIAYERRDRQRSSA, encoded by the coding sequence ATGGCGCGCCAGGCTAATGCGCCCCTGCCAGCATGGGTGCGCGATACCTGCAGTGATCCGCTCAAATGCGCGTTATGGGCTGCCAGCCTCGTTGCTTTTATCTGGATGGCGCTCAATAACGACAGCCACCACGATCTTGAATCGTTCTGTATTTCCGGCTCGCCCTCGATGTTGACCGAGGGATGGCTGAACGTGCGCCTCTATTATTCCAGCATGGACTTCGCCGTCTTCACCGGTGCGGTGGGGTTGATGCTGGTCGCGATGATGCTGCCCGCGCTGCAGGGGCCATTGGCGCATCTGTGGCATCAATCAAGGCCCTACCACCGAGCGCCCGCTGTCGCGGCATTTCTGCTGGGGTATTTTGGCGTGTGGCTGGCGGGCAGTGCACTGCTGTTGATGATTGCGCTGTTGCTGGTTTCTTTCACCGGCTCGCCACTCGCAGCAGGATTGCTGGCGCTGATAGGGGCAGGGGGGTGGCAGTTGTGCGCGTTCAGGGCGCGTTGCCTAGCGCACTGCCATCGGCCCGCCCGCGTCGCCAACCCATTGGCCAAGGGGACGCTGCATGGGGTGTGGTGCTACGCCACCTGCTGGCCGTTGATGCTGATCGCATTTTGCCTGCCGCCTGTTCATCTGCCCGTGATGATCGCCGGTGCAATCATCATTGCCTATGAGCGTAGGGACCGACAGCGTTCAAGCGCCTGA
- the cfaB gene encoding C17 cyclopropane fatty acid synthase CfaB translates to MLAQLPPALQSLHLPLRLKLWDGNQFDLGPSPQVTILIKEPQLISQLTHPSLNELGEAFVEGKLELEGDIGEVIRVCDELSEALLSDDEDAVPQRTAHDKHTDAEAISYHYDLSNAFYQLWLDPDMAYSCGYFREPDNTLAQAQQDKFDHLCRKLRLQAGDYLLDVGCGWGGLSRFAAREYGAKVFGITLSKEQLKLGRQRVKEEGLADQVDLQILDYRDLPQDGRFDKVVSVGMFEHVGHANLPLYCQKLFGAVREGGLVMNHGITAKHVDGRPVGRGAGEFIDRYVFPHGELPHLSMISASICETGLEVVDVESLRLHYAKTLHHWSENLENQLHRAAAMVPEKTLRIWRLYLAGCAYAFEKGWINLHQILAVKPYADGHHDLPWTREDLYR, encoded by the coding sequence ATGCTTGCGCAACTTCCACCTGCGTTGCAGAGCCTGCACTTACCTTTGCGTCTGAAGTTGTGGGACGGCAACCAGTTCGATCTTGGGCCCAGCCCGCAAGTCACGATCCTGATCAAGGAGCCTCAACTGATCAGCCAGCTGACCCACCCGAGCTTGAACGAGCTGGGTGAGGCTTTCGTTGAAGGCAAGCTGGAGCTTGAAGGCGATATCGGCGAGGTCATTCGGGTATGCGACGAACTCAGCGAGGCGCTGCTGAGTGACGACGAGGACGCTGTTCCACAGCGTACCGCCCATGACAAACACACCGATGCCGAAGCCATTTCCTACCACTACGACCTGTCCAACGCGTTCTACCAGCTGTGGCTGGACCCGGACATGGCTTATTCCTGTGGCTACTTCCGTGAGCCAGACAACACCCTGGCCCAGGCCCAGCAGGACAAGTTCGATCACCTGTGCCGCAAGTTGCGCCTGCAGGCCGGCGACTACCTGCTGGACGTCGGCTGTGGCTGGGGCGGCCTGTCACGCTTCGCCGCGCGCGAATACGGTGCCAAGGTATTCGGCATTACCTTGAGCAAGGAGCAACTCAAGCTGGGCCGTCAGCGGGTGAAGGAGGAGGGGCTGGCCGATCAGGTCGACCTGCAGATCCTCGATTACCGTGACCTTCCCCAGGATGGGCGTTTCGACAAGGTGGTCAGTGTCGGCATGTTCGAACACGTGGGGCATGCCAACCTGCCGTTGTATTGCCAGAAGCTGTTCGGTGCCGTGCGCGAAGGTGGCTTGGTGATGAACCATGGCATCACCGCCAAGCATGTGGATGGCCGGCCGGTAGGGCGGGGGGCAGGGGAGTTCATCGACCGTTATGTGTTCCCCCATGGCGAGCTACCCCACCTGTCGATGATCAGTGCGAGCATCTGTGAAACAGGGCTCGAGGTGGTCGATGTAGAAAGCCTTCGCCTGCATTATGCCAAGACCTTGCACCACTGGAGCGAGAACCTGGAGAACCAGCTGCACCGCGCCGCGGCGATGGTGCCGGAAAAGACCTTGCGTATCTGGCGGCTGTACCTCGCCGGTTGTGCCTATGCCTTTGAGAAGGGCTGGATCAACCTGCACCAGATTTTGGCTGTGAAGCCCTATGCCGATGGTCACCATGACCTGCCTTGGACCCGCGAGGATCTTTACCGCTGA